In Collimonas arenae, a single genomic region encodes these proteins:
- the zigA gene encoding zinc metallochaperone GTPase ZigA yields the protein MNQLKKLPVTVLSGFLGAGKTTLLNHILRNREGKRVAVIVNDMSEVNIDAELIRDGAAAADAALSRTEEKLVEMSNGCICCTLRDDLLQEVRQLAAAGRFDYLLIESTGVSEPMPIAATFDFEDEAGNSLNHVACIDTMVTVVDAANLLADFSSEEFLADRGETAGEGDQRRLVHLLTEQIEFANVIVLNKTDLVDSVLLQKVMGVIKALNPAAKVIHAQHSRVPLDSILDTGLFDLEQASAMPGWAQELEGRGSSESEEYGISSFVYRTPEPFHPKRLHDFLSAPVPGVIRSKGYFWLASRPEWVASMSGAGRLMASEPVGFWWATVPAERWPQDAYTRSQIKVGWSEPYGDRHQEIVFIGQDMDQAAIRRRLQACLLDAAETSLGMAVWREFDDPFPGWQRSAGEGH from the coding sequence ATGAATCAGTTAAAAAAACTCCCTGTCACCGTGCTGTCAGGCTTCCTTGGCGCCGGAAAAACCACCTTGCTGAATCACATATTGCGCAATCGCGAGGGCAAACGCGTGGCCGTGATTGTCAACGATATGAGCGAAGTCAACATCGACGCCGAGCTGATTCGAGACGGCGCCGCGGCAGCCGATGCAGCGTTGTCGCGCACTGAAGAGAAACTGGTGGAAATGTCGAACGGCTGCATCTGCTGCACATTGCGTGACGACTTGCTGCAAGAGGTGCGGCAACTGGCGGCGGCGGGGCGCTTCGATTATCTGCTGATCGAATCTACCGGGGTCTCCGAGCCGATGCCGATTGCCGCTACTTTCGATTTTGAAGACGAGGCAGGCAACAGCCTGAACCATGTGGCGTGCATCGACACGATGGTCACGGTAGTGGATGCCGCCAATCTGCTGGCGGATTTTTCCAGCGAAGAATTCCTGGCCGATCGTGGCGAGACCGCAGGCGAAGGCGATCAGCGGCGGCTGGTGCATTTGCTGACCGAGCAGATCGAGTTTGCCAACGTGATCGTGCTCAATAAGACGGACCTTGTCGATAGCGTGCTGTTACAAAAGGTCATGGGCGTGATCAAGGCGCTTAATCCTGCTGCGAAGGTGATTCATGCGCAGCATTCCAGGGTTCCGCTGGATAGCATCCTGGATACCGGCCTGTTCGATCTGGAACAGGCTTCCGCGATGCCTGGCTGGGCTCAGGAGCTGGAGGGCAGGGGCAGTTCGGAAAGTGAAGAATATGGCATCAGCAGTTTTGTCTATCGGACGCCGGAGCCTTTTCATCCGAAACGCCTGCACGATTTCCTGTCGGCGCCGGTTCCTGGCGTGATCCGCAGCAAAGGGTATTTCTGGCTGGCCAGCCGTCCAGAGTGGGTCGCTAGCATGTCTGGCGCGGGGAGGTTGATGGCGAGCGAGCCGGTAGGCTTCTGGTGGGCTACGGTGCCGGCGGAGCGTTGGCCGCAAGACGCCTACACACGATCGCAGATCAAGGTTGGCTGGAGTGAACCATATGGCGATCGCCATCAGGAAATCGTTTTTATCGGACAGGATATGGATCAGGCGGCGATCCGCCGCAGGCTGCAAGCATGTTTGCTGGATGCTGCGGAAACCAGCCTCGGCATGGCAGTCTGGCGGGAATTTGACGATCCGTTTCCGGGTTGGCAAAGAAGCGCCGGCGAGGGGCACTGA
- a CDS encoding ABC transporter substrate-binding protein has product MRLNKLLALTSLLLAATCHAETGVTATTITLGQSAAFSGPAKELGKGMHDGAQAYFDQVNASGGVFGRKIILKTLDDGYEPDRAAANTKQFIDQDEVLALFGYVGTPTSNASIPAVSKAKVPFFAAFTGAQSLREPFNRNIFNIRASYFAETEKIVQQISTLSLKRIAVFYQNDAYGKAGLEGVTRALKKRGIEVAGLGTVERNSVNVSDAVAKIRQSKPQTVIMVSAYNSSAAFIKAMIAAGSPPSFWNISFVGSQQLVTALGKDASGVQIAQVMPAPWDETHAIVKEYRKYYLQDGKKQWDYVSMEGFIAAKVFVEGLRRAGSNLSRESLIKALETVNHYDAGGYFITFTPSNHNGSEFVDLTMVAKSGRFLH; this is encoded by the coding sequence ATGCGCCTTAATAAATTACTCGCCCTTACATCCCTGTTGCTGGCAGCCACATGCCACGCTGAGACCGGCGTGACCGCCACCACTATTACGCTGGGGCAGTCAGCCGCATTTTCCGGCCCGGCGAAAGAACTTGGCAAGGGTATGCACGATGGCGCCCAGGCTTATTTCGATCAGGTCAATGCAAGCGGCGGGGTGTTCGGCCGGAAGATCATTCTGAAGACACTGGACGACGGCTACGAGCCCGACCGCGCCGCCGCGAACACCAAACAGTTCATCGATCAGGACGAGGTGCTGGCCTTGTTCGGCTATGTCGGCACGCCGACATCGAATGCGTCGATTCCTGCAGTGAGCAAAGCCAAGGTACCGTTCTTTGCGGCCTTCACCGGCGCGCAATCGCTGCGCGAACCATTCAACCGTAACATCTTCAATATCCGCGCCAGCTACTTTGCCGAGACCGAAAAAATCGTGCAACAGATCAGCACCTTGTCGCTGAAGCGGATTGCAGTTTTTTATCAAAATGACGCCTACGGCAAGGCTGGACTGGAAGGAGTGACGCGGGCCTTGAAGAAGCGGGGGATTGAAGTGGCCGGACTCGGCACGGTAGAGCGCAACAGCGTTAACGTCAGCGACGCCGTCGCCAAGATCCGCCAAAGCAAGCCGCAGACGGTAATCATGGTGTCTGCCTACAACTCCAGCGCCGCCTTCATCAAAGCCATGATCGCCGCCGGCAGTCCTCCATCGTTCTGGAACATTTCATTCGTCGGCAGCCAGCAGTTGGTGACAGCGCTGGGCAAGGACGCCAGCGGGGTGCAGATTGCCCAGGTGATGCCGGCGCCGTGGGACGAGACGCATGCCATCGTCAAGGAGTATCGCAAATACTATCTGCAGGACGGTAAGAAGCAATGGGATTATGTCAGCATGGAAGGCTTTATCGCCGCCAAGGTGTTTGTCGAAGGCCTGCGCCGCGCCGGCAGCAATTTGTCGCGCGAAAGTTTGATCAAGGCGCTGGAAACCGTCAATCATTACGATGCGGGCGGTTATTTCATTACCTTCACTCCAAGTAACCACAACGGTTCAGAGTTCGTCGATCTGACCATGGTGGCGAAGTCGGGCAGATTCCTGCACTGA
- a CDS encoding S53 family peptidase → MKLHNSLTCITLAVLLNACGGGGGSGTDNTPQAAALSSDQQIFEHEELHGGTYALGVVLPYGGGNLVSGVNYFYSSSTGGFSTSPSTAGSHIEASLYNSLDSALVLPAIAPTRYLLNGKILVRSSTAQRAVSYVGSGVRTDALADDGTTVVQSSLFSNFSETQLSGAMDNAPEELQASYQIDDWVSANNFSANAQWQSGAAYTKRQGALIGDTYFALDCTNHLPAQVTTSSATTPCMLQAKLDSFFPVTLENANFHPYETDFSADGTISMVNGVRMWVANAPLPNAQNTTTTYRIYYELNGNVYMGALEKDGTSYKYPQRDGSVVAYYIGLNQAAVSSVQQGLITGASVPGSQSGSVAEVGTVDLFGIGAHGINGALAPIDLQAHYGSPVSLNGAGQTVALIEAPSTGNVEDDLGIYSQYFNLPQCTTANACYQHIDLSNGAPVPTASDWGAEVELDTQLVHAIAPGAKIVVVTAKSPSQADLFAAINYAAALPGVTAVSMSFAGFPMPSDAQSEDALLSGFQSNKGVAFFASTGDAGFVSWTGAAYPAASPYVTAVGGTRINSVVWNGAPQNEVAWQFSGGGDSYYMSMPAWQSSYLGSSLTALNSGMRAVPDVSAVADSQHSAVSIYYKQRWVMSGGTSASTPIWAGISALFGQYLGNKGSSLAALIKATPGGFNGLLYQAKLMQGTNPAFYDIVSGSNNLGSMQCAICTAVPGYDNVTGLGVPNSSKLFANF, encoded by the coding sequence ATGAAATTACACAATAGCTTGACCTGTATCACGCTGGCCGTCCTGTTGAATGCTTGTGGTGGTGGAGGTGGCTCTGGCACGGACAACACACCGCAGGCCGCCGCATTGAGTTCCGACCAGCAGATTTTCGAGCATGAGGAGCTGCATGGGGGGACTTACGCACTGGGGGTCGTCTTGCCTTATGGTGGCGGTAACCTGGTCAGCGGCGTTAATTACTTCTATTCGTCGTCGACGGGAGGTTTTAGCACATCACCGTCGACCGCAGGTAGCCATATTGAGGCGTCGCTGTACAATTCGCTGGATTCAGCTTTGGTCTTGCCAGCGATTGCGCCGACACGCTATTTGCTGAACGGTAAAATTTTAGTCCGTTCTTCGACTGCTCAACGTGCTGTGAGCTATGTCGGCAGTGGAGTCCGGACCGATGCGCTCGCGGATGACGGTACTACCGTGGTTCAGTCTTCGTTGTTTTCCAATTTTAGTGAAACGCAACTGTCCGGGGCCATGGACAACGCGCCAGAAGAGTTGCAGGCTTCATACCAAATCGATGATTGGGTTAGCGCCAATAATTTTTCAGCCAATGCGCAATGGCAGAGCGGCGCTGCCTATACAAAGAGGCAGGGGGCACTGATAGGTGATACTTATTTTGCGCTGGACTGCACGAATCACTTGCCCGCTCAGGTGACGACGTCATCTGCAACGACGCCTTGTATGCTCCAGGCGAAACTCGATAGTTTCTTTCCAGTCACGCTGGAGAACGCTAATTTTCACCCATATGAAACGGATTTCTCTGCTGACGGCACGATCAGTATGGTCAATGGCGTCCGCATGTGGGTAGCCAATGCGCCACTGCCGAATGCGCAAAACACGACTACAACCTATCGCATCTATTACGAACTGAATGGCAATGTTTATATGGGCGCGCTGGAAAAAGACGGCACGTCGTACAAGTATCCGCAAAGGGACGGCTCGGTGGTTGCTTATTACATTGGCTTGAACCAGGCGGCAGTCAGTAGCGTGCAGCAGGGCTTGATCACGGGCGCAAGCGTACCCGGCTCGCAGAGCGGTAGTGTGGCAGAGGTGGGGACTGTCGATTTGTTTGGTATTGGAGCCCATGGCATCAACGGTGCGTTAGCCCCGATCGACTTGCAAGCGCACTACGGAAGTCCTGTCAGCCTGAATGGTGCAGGTCAAACTGTGGCGCTGATCGAAGCGCCGTCCACCGGCAACGTTGAAGACGATTTAGGGATTTACAGCCAATATTTCAATCTCCCGCAATGCACTACTGCCAATGCTTGCTACCAGCATATTGACTTGTCGAATGGCGCACCGGTGCCAACGGCCAGCGATTGGGGCGCTGAAGTGGAGCTTGATACACAACTGGTGCATGCAATCGCGCCTGGCGCCAAGATCGTTGTGGTGACGGCTAAGAGTCCGAGCCAGGCCGACCTGTTTGCCGCCATCAACTATGCTGCCGCATTGCCTGGTGTGACGGCGGTGTCGATGAGTTTCGCTGGGTTTCCTATGCCAAGCGATGCACAAAGCGAGGATGCGTTGCTGTCCGGTTTCCAGAGTAATAAGGGTGTGGCTTTCTTCGCCAGCACTGGTGACGCCGGGTTTGTTTCCTGGACAGGAGCCGCTTATCCGGCCGCGTCGCCTTATGTCACTGCGGTGGGCGGTACGCGTATTAATTCGGTTGTATGGAACGGCGCTCCGCAAAATGAAGTGGCCTGGCAGTTTTCGGGTGGCGGGGATAGTTACTATATGTCCATGCCGGCCTGGCAGTCATCGTACCTTGGTAGCAGTCTGACGGCGCTCAACAGCGGTATGCGCGCGGTGCCGGATGTTTCCGCAGTAGCTGACAGCCAGCACAGCGCCGTGAGCATCTATTACAAGCAACGGTGGGTGATGAGTGGCGGCACCAGCGCAAGTACACCGATCTGGGCCGGCATTAGCGCGCTTTTCGGGCAATACCTGGGGAACAAAGGAAGCTCCCTGGCTGCCTTGATCAAGGCCACGCCGGGTGGTTTCAACGGCTTGCTGTATCAGGCGAAATTGATGCAAGGGACCAATCCTGCTTTCTACGATATTGTGTCGGGTAGTAATAATCTCGGTTCAATGCAGTGCGCCATATGCACCGCTGTGCCGGGCTACGATAATGTGACTGGTCTAGGCGTCCCCAACAGTAGCAAGCTCTTTGCTAATTTCTAA
- a CDS encoding FeoA family protein: MNPFTPAVIEHVEDVLVADPIAQRLRELGFVNGEPVSVVARGPVGADPLMIQIGFTRFALRRAEAHRVHVNPAS; encoded by the coding sequence TTGAACCCGTTTACACCCGCTGTCATCGAACATGTGGAAGATGTCCTGGTTGCCGACCCCATTGCCCAGCGCTTGCGCGAACTGGGCTTTGTCAATGGCGAACCGGTTAGCGTGGTGGCGCGTGGTCCGGTCGGCGCTGATCCATTGATGATACAAATCGGCTTCACTCGTTTCGCCCTGCGTCGCGCCGAAGCGCACCGGGTACATGTCAATCCGGCCTCCTGA
- the feoB gene encoding ferrous iron transporter B: protein MSSTSSLRIALVGNPNCGKTALFNQLTGSRQKVANYAGVTVERKEGRFTAPSGRVFQLLDLPGAYSLEATSPDEMITRKVCLGQMPGEALPDLVVCVADATNLRLHLRFVLEVKRLGRPMVLALNMMDAARKRGIGIDRAELERRLGIPVIETIAVRSGGARELIQHLDQAGAPAPATGTVDDDLHAQVRGMLAAAVTMPRNTSMIDDAIDRWVLHPVIGLALLAAIMFFIFQAVFSWAQPVMAAIQTGVTAIGAWVTAAMPESLLRSLVSDGIFGGLGTVLVFLPQILILFFFILVLEESGYLPRAAFLLDRMMFKAGLTGRSFIPLLSSFACAIPGIMATRSIQDPRDRLTTILVAPLMTCSARLPVYTLLIAAFIPNTSVWGLFNMQGIVLFVLYVAGIVSALAVSWIIKRVRKDKSEHALLMELPSYRLPGARNIAIGLWERALIFLRRVTTIILALTVLLWFLSTFPGPPPGATLPAIDYSLAGRIGHLLEYLFAPIGFNWQICIALVPGMAAREVAVSALGTVYAMSGSEDAIASQLGPMIAHQWSLATALALLAWYVFAPQCMSTLAVMRRETNSWKIVALATAYLFGLAYLAAFLTYQITRLLT from the coding sequence ATGTCCAGCACTTCCTCTCTGCGCATCGCCCTTGTCGGCAATCCCAATTGCGGCAAAACCGCCCTCTTCAACCAGCTGACCGGCAGCCGCCAGAAGGTCGCCAATTACGCCGGAGTCACGGTAGAACGCAAGGAAGGCCGCTTCACCGCGCCATCCGGCCGCGTATTCCAGCTGCTTGACCTGCCCGGCGCCTATAGCCTGGAAGCGACCAGCCCGGATGAAATGATCACCCGCAAAGTCTGCCTCGGCCAGATGCCCGGCGAAGCGCTGCCGGACCTGGTGGTGTGCGTGGCCGATGCCACCAATTTGCGCCTGCACCTTCGCTTCGTGCTCGAAGTCAAACGGTTGGGACGCCCTATGGTGCTGGCGCTGAACATGATGGATGCGGCCCGCAAGCGCGGCATCGGCATCGATCGCGCGGAGCTGGAGCGCCGTCTCGGGATTCCTGTGATTGAAACCATTGCCGTGCGTAGCGGCGGCGCCCGTGAACTGATCCAACATCTGGACCAGGCTGGCGCACCGGCGCCGGCGACCGGCACCGTCGACGACGATTTGCACGCACAGGTGCGCGGCATGCTCGCTGCCGCAGTCACCATGCCGCGCAACACTTCGATGATCGACGATGCGATCGACCGCTGGGTGCTGCATCCAGTGATCGGCCTGGCGCTGCTGGCGGCGATCATGTTCTTTATTTTCCAGGCAGTGTTCTCCTGGGCGCAGCCGGTGATGGCGGCGATCCAGACCGGCGTGACCGCCATCGGTGCCTGGGTTACCGCAGCGATGCCGGAAAGCCTGTTGCGCAGCCTGGTGAGCGACGGTATCTTCGGCGGCCTGGGCACAGTGCTGGTGTTCTTGCCGCAGATCCTGATCCTGTTTTTCTTTATCCTGGTGCTGGAAGAGTCCGGCTACCTGCCGCGCGCCGCCTTCCTGCTGGACCGCATGATGTTCAAGGCCGGCCTCACCGGCCGTTCGTTCATACCGTTGCTGTCCAGCTTTGCCTGCGCGATCCCGGGCATCATGGCGACCCGCAGCATCCAGGACCCGCGCGACCGCCTGACTACTATCCTGGTGGCGCCGCTGATGACTTGCTCGGCGCGCTTGCCGGTGTATACGCTGCTGATTGCCGCCTTCATTCCTAACACCAGCGTTTGGGGCCTGTTCAACATGCAGGGTATCGTGCTGTTCGTGTTGTATGTGGCCGGCATTGTCAGCGCGCTGGCAGTATCTTGGATTATCAAGCGCGTCCGCAAGGACAAGAGCGAGCATGCCTTGCTGATGGAACTGCCATCGTACCGCCTTCCTGGCGCACGCAATATCGCTATCGGCCTGTGGGAACGGGCGTTGATATTTCTACGTCGCGTCACCACCATCATCCTAGCGCTCACGGTATTGCTGTGGTTCCTGTCGACCTTCCCCGGCCCGCCGCCGGGCGCCACCTTGCCGGCTATCGACTACAGCCTGGCGGGCAGAATCGGCCATCTGCTGGAATACCTGTTTGCGCCTATCGGCTTTAACTGGCAGATCTGTATTGCGCTGGTGCCCGGCATGGCCGCGCGTGAAGTTGCCGTCTCGGCGCTGGGTACGGTGTACGCCATGTCTGGCAGCGAAGACGCGATTGCATCGCAACTGGGCCCGATGATCGCCCATCAATGGTCGCTGGCGACCGCGCTGGCGCTGCTGGCCTGGTACGTATTCGCCCCGCAATGCATGTCGACGCTGGCCGTGATGCGGCGTGAAACCAACTCCTGGAAAATAGTCGCCTTGGCCACCGCCTACCTGTTCGGCCTGGCCTATCTGGCGGCTTTCCTCACCTATCAAATTACCAGGCTGCTGACATGA
- a CDS encoding DUF6587 family protein — translation MTPFLIAQDIIIGLAVIASLIYACRRLMPATSQRWQAALANSLSKQSRPALLRKIGEQLQPASADGGCGSGCGTCSSGCGTTSPSDEQPLQFQARSRE, via the coding sequence ATGACGCCATTCCTGATAGCCCAAGACATCATCATCGGCCTGGCGGTAATCGCCAGCCTGATCTACGCATGCCGGCGCTTGATGCCCGCGACCAGCCAACGCTGGCAAGCGGCGCTGGCAAACTCGCTGAGCAAGCAGTCACGACCGGCACTGCTACGCAAGATCGGTGAACAGCTACAACCAGCGAGCGCTGATGGAGGCTGTGGCAGTGGCTGCGGCACATGCTCAAGCGGCTGTGGAACGACATCGCCAAGCGACGAACAGCCACTGCAGTTTCAAGCACGGTCGCGCGAATAA
- a CDS encoding type II toxin-antitoxin system VapC family toxin, whose amino-acid sequence MMFILDTNVVSELRKIRLGKADQNVAKWADSVASGDLYLSVITIQELEIGVLLAERRDPLHGAMFRTWFDSHVLPAFAGRILAFDTAVALRSAKLHAPDPRSVRDGLIAATALVHGMTVVTRNVADFVPTGVGIFNPWNAS is encoded by the coding sequence CTGATGTTCATTCTCGATACCAATGTTGTTTCCGAATTACGCAAGATTCGTCTTGGCAAAGCTGACCAGAACGTTGCAAAGTGGGCCGACAGCGTAGCCAGCGGCGACTTGTATCTTTCCGTGATTACAATTCAGGAATTGGAGATTGGCGTGCTGCTTGCCGAACGGAGAGATCCCTTGCACGGCGCAATGTTCCGGACCTGGTTCGACAGCCACGTTTTACCTGCATTTGCCGGGCGCATTCTGGCTTTCGATACAGCCGTTGCATTGCGCAGCGCGAAACTGCATGCACCAGACCCTCGTTCTGTGCGAGACGGCTTGATAGCGGCCACGGCGCTGGTTCACGGCATGACCGTGGTTACGCGTAATGTGGCGGATTTTGTGCCAACAGGAGTCGGGATTTTCAACCCTTGGAACGCTTCCTGA
- a CDS encoding type II toxin-antitoxin system Phd/YefM family antitoxin, which translates to MTITTLSSREFNQHSSDAKKAANNGPVFITDRGRPAHVLLSFEDYQRITGASQKIADLLAMPGIEDIELDIPQSRDLAQPADFS; encoded by the coding sequence ATGACAATTACCACTCTTTCAAGTCGCGAATTTAACCAGCATTCCAGCGACGCCAAGAAAGCCGCCAACAATGGCCCCGTGTTCATCACCGACCGCGGCCGGCCGGCACATGTTCTGCTCAGTTTTGAAGACTACCAAAGGATTACCGGCGCCAGCCAGAAGATTGCCGATCTGCTGGCAATGCCTGGCATTGAAGATATCGAACTGGATATTCCACAGTCACGCGATCTTGCTCAGCCGGCGGATTTTTCCTGA
- a CDS encoding sugar-binding transcriptional regulator — protein MASRNEKLDLAARAAWMYYVVGNTQNEIADHLGISRQMAQRLVAYARESGLVKVRVEHPVSECLALAAALQQKYGLEQCHVVPSVGSEDSLIDDAGVQQMLAVVGAEVVERYLQQENPLVVNVGSGRTLKAVLAAVPEMDRPQHRIVSMVGAIAADGSSNRYDVALTVADKTQGRFFLLPAPLVADSAEDMRQWCNHRVYRIVADLAQQADVTFIGVGTIALGCPMHEDGFLTAAEVLQLQAHGAVGEMIGHAITGDGRLIASPIEDRITSLPLTSPPTRPVIGMAGGVKKAEAIRAVLRGGWWSGLITDEYCARYALQEE, from the coding sequence ATGGCATCAAGAAATGAAAAACTAGACCTCGCAGCCCGTGCGGCATGGATGTATTACGTGGTCGGCAATACCCAGAACGAGATCGCCGACCATCTGGGAATCTCGCGGCAAATGGCGCAGCGGCTGGTGGCTTATGCGCGCGAATCGGGGCTGGTCAAGGTGCGGGTCGAGCATCCGGTGTCGGAATGTCTGGCCTTGGCTGCTGCGCTGCAGCAGAAGTACGGATTGGAACAATGCCATGTGGTTCCTAGCGTCGGCTCCGAAGACAGCCTGATCGATGACGCCGGGGTGCAACAGATGCTGGCGGTGGTGGGGGCAGAGGTTGTCGAGCGATATTTGCAGCAAGAGAATCCGCTGGTGGTGAATGTCGGGTCGGGGCGGACCTTGAAAGCGGTGCTGGCGGCGGTGCCCGAAATGGATCGCCCGCAGCACCGGATTGTTTCCATGGTCGGGGCGATCGCCGCGGACGGCTCATCGAACCGTTATGACGTCGCATTGACGGTTGCGGACAAGACGCAGGGGCGTTTCTTTTTGCTGCCGGCGCCGCTGGTGGCCGACAGCGCCGAGGATATGCGGCAGTGGTGTAACCACCGTGTGTACCGGATCGTCGCCGACCTGGCGCAACAGGCCGATGTGACTTTCATCGGGGTTGGCACAATTGCGCTCGGTTGCCCTATGCACGAGGACGGTTTTCTGACGGCAGCGGAGGTGCTGCAGTTGCAGGCGCATGGGGCGGTAGGGGAGATGATCGGGCATGCGATTACCGGCGACGGGCGGCTGATTGCTTCGCCAATCGAGGATCGGATCACCAGTTTGCCGCTGACTTCGCCGCCGACACGACCGGTGATTGGGATGGCGGGCGGGGTCAAGAAGGCCGAGGCGATTCGGGCGGTGCTGCGGGGAGGCTGGTGGTCGGGGTTGATTACTGACGAGTATTGCGCCCGCTATGCGTTGCAAGAAGAATGA
- a CDS encoding ABC transporter substrate-binding protein, translating to MAMLCMSASAAPVTVNIATINNPDMIELQKLSSNFETANPDIKLRWVVLEESVLRQRVTTDIATGSGQFDLMTIGAYEAPIWAKKGWLAPMEGLPASYDEGDLIKTVHDGLTEGGKLYALPFYAESSMTYYRKDLFDAKGLKMPEHPTFTDIAGFAEKLNDKQNGVAGICLRGRAGWGENMAVIGTFANTFGGRWFDEKWQPQLNSPEWKNAVTTYVDLLRKYGPQGATSNGFNENLVLFSSGKCGMWIDATVAAGMIYSSKESKVVGKVAFAPSPVAVTPKGAHWLWIWSLAIPKSSKSQEAAKKFAAWATSKEYIQLVAKEKGWGLVPPGTRMSTYASPEYKKAAPYSNFVLSAIQTADTKDATLQKVPYTGIQFATIPEFQSLGTVVGQAIAGALAGKTTVDVALQTSQSQADRMMRQGRYIK from the coding sequence ATGGCCATGCTTTGCATGAGCGCATCGGCCGCACCGGTTACCGTCAATATCGCAACGATCAACAATCCGGACATGATCGAATTGCAAAAACTCTCCAGCAATTTCGAAACAGCCAATCCCGATATCAAACTGCGCTGGGTCGTGCTGGAAGAAAGCGTGCTGCGCCAGCGCGTCACTACTGACATCGCCACAGGCAGCGGCCAGTTCGACCTGATGACCATCGGCGCGTATGAAGCGCCGATCTGGGCCAAGAAAGGCTGGCTGGCGCCGATGGAGGGCTTGCCCGCCAGCTACGACGAAGGCGACCTGATCAAGACTGTGCACGACGGCCTGACGGAAGGCGGCAAACTGTACGCGCTGCCGTTCTATGCCGAAAGCTCGATGACCTATTACCGCAAGGACCTGTTTGATGCAAAAGGCCTGAAGATGCCTGAGCATCCGACCTTCACCGACATCGCAGGTTTCGCTGAAAAACTGAACGACAAGCAAAACGGCGTCGCTGGCATCTGCCTCCGCGGCCGCGCCGGCTGGGGCGAAAACATGGCTGTGATCGGCACCTTCGCCAATACGTTCGGCGGTCGCTGGTTCGATGAAAAATGGCAGCCGCAACTCAATTCTCCGGAATGGAAAAACGCCGTCACTACCTATGTCGACCTGCTGCGCAAATATGGTCCGCAAGGCGCGACATCCAACGGCTTCAACGAAAACCTGGTGCTGTTCTCCAGTGGTAAATGCGGCATGTGGATTGACGCCACCGTCGCCGCCGGCATGATCTATAGCAGCAAGGAATCGAAAGTGGTCGGCAAGGTGGCATTTGCGCCGTCGCCGGTCGCCGTCACGCCAAAGGGCGCGCACTGGTTGTGGATCTGGTCGCTGGCGATTCCGAAATCGTCGAAGTCGCAAGAAGCTGCCAAGAAATTCGCCGCATGGGCGACTTCGAAGGAATATATCCAGCTGGTCGCCAAGGAAAAGGGCTGGGGCCTGGTGCCTCCCGGCACGCGCATGTCGACTTACGCTTCGCCCGAGTACAAAAAAGCTGCGCCCTATTCCAACTTCGTCCTGAGCGCGATCCAGACTGCTGACACCAAGGATGCGACCTTGCAAAAAGTGCCTTATACAGGCATCCAGTTTGCAACAATCCCGGAATTTCAATCGCTGGGAACCGTAGTTGGCCAGGCGATCGCCGGCGCGTTAGCCGGCAAGACCACGGTTGACGTTGCGCTGCAAACCTCGCAGTCGCAAGCGGACCGGATGATGCGTCAAGGCCGCTACATCAAATAA